In the Setaria italica strain Yugu1 chromosome VI, Setaria_italica_v2.0, whole genome shotgun sequence genome, one interval contains:
- the LOC101754928 gene encoding NAC domain-containing protein 43 has product FDPAPVTLFLLLFFSLLEVGGGVERAVEPVTIIKLFHVLHVPQKVAIINAGCCFCIVVGDGLQVAAAAAAASDASQEDGWVVCRVFKKKHHHKESSGGGGGGGGRNGGKEAAVNHGLQYSSSDDALDQILQYMGRSCKQEHEQLLSPQLSGGGGAGRAARYLRPIETVLDRHGFMKLPPLESPSSAALTTPQPHVSAAGDAAAATAGGDDLLLHGGVSGITDWAMMDRLVASHLNGQAPDAAAPAADHLCFDGGADDADGLAFYTAATTRLLGGGGAEDDLWSFTRTSSAPATSTERLSHVSL; this is encoded by the coding sequence TTTGATCCAGCTCCGGTCAcccttttccttcttctttttttttccttgcttgAGGTGGGGGGTGGAGTGGAGAGAGCAGTAGAGCCAGTAACAATTATTAAACTTTTCCATGTGCTACATGTGCCCCAAAAGGTAGCAATCATTAACGCTGGCTGCTGCTTTTGCATCGTCGTCGGCGATGGCCTGCAggtcgctgctgctgcggcggcggcgtcggacgCCAGCCAGGAGGACGGCTGGGTGGTGTGCagggtgttcaagaagaagcaccaccacaaggAGTCatcgggaggtggcggcggcggcggcggacgaaaCGGCGGCAAGGAAGCGGCGGTGAACCACGGCCTGCAGTACTCCTCCAGCGACGACGCGCTCGACCAGATCCTGCAGTACATGGGCAGGTCGTGCAAGCAGGAGCACGAGCAGCTCCTCTCGCCgcagctcagcggcggcggcggcgcggggagggcggcgaggtACCTCCGGCCAATCGAGACCGTGCTGGACCGGCACGGGTTCATGAAGCTGCCCCCGCTGGAGAGTCCGTCGTCGGCCGCCCTGACGACGCCGCAGCCGCACGTCTCGGCAGcaggcgacgcggcggcggccaccgccggcggagacgacctcctcctccacggcggcgtGAGCGGGATCACGGACTGGGCCATGATGGACCGGCTGGTGGCGTCGCACCTCAACGGGCAGGCGCCCGACGccgcggccccggcggcggacCACCTCTgcttcgacggcggcgccgacgacgccgacggGCTCGCCTTctacaccgccgccaccacgaggctgctcggcggcggcggcgccgaggacgaCCTGTGGAGCTTCACCCGGACGTCGTCGGCTCCGGCCACGTCGACGGAGCGCCTGAGCCACGTTTCACTGTAG